CGGATACGACCGCGCGGGTCAGTACCGTCGAGATCTCCTTTTTCTCCATGGGGGGCTCTCCTCGCGTGGATCTTGAGCTCTCCTCGCATTGTGCGGTCCTGGAGACGAACCCGCCCGTCGGCGGCCGGGGGCCCGGCCATCGCGTCCGGGCCCCGGCGCTGGCGCTCAGCGCCGGTAGAGCGCTTCTCCGGCCGTCGTGGCGCCGGGCGGCAGAAGGGCCAGGTCCAGGCCGCGCACGAGCCGGGCGCGCAGGACCTCGTCGGCAGCCAGCGCCCCGGCCAGCCGCTGGGCCACCTCGGTGGCACGGGCGTCGGGGGCGAGGCGGAGGGCGAGGGTGGCGTCGGTCTCGTCGGAGGGCGCGAGACGGGCGACGAGCACCCCGGGCTCGGCGTCGAGCAGGGCGCGCAGGGCGTCGGTGACGGCCGGGTCGGCGAGCGGATCGGCGCTCGTGCGGCCCTCGGCCAGCGCGCGCAGGGCGGGGCCGGTGAGCTGGTAGGTGACCGGACCGGCGAGATCGACGACGACCGTGTCGGCCTTCTCGTGGGACGCGGCGAGCAGGGCCTGCTGGAGCGGGACCGCGACGGGACGGGCGTCGGCGCGCCAGCGCTGGAGGGTCTCCATGGACGTGAAGGCCGGGAGGGCGCGACGGCCGTCCGGGGCCTGGAGGGTGGGTACGGCCATGTCGCTGGTCTTTTCGCGGCGCAGGCCGTCGGGGCCGGTCTCGACCTCGCCGAGGACGGCCACCACGGGCACCAGGACGCGTGCGTCGGCCAGCGCCGACAGGAGCTGGGGCTCGGCGGCCCGGTCGGACCCGTACGCCGCCAGGGCCGCCGCGAGCGCGGGGTC
This Streptomyces decoyicus DNA region includes the following protein-coding sequences:
- a CDS encoding SseB family protein; this encodes MQKNIPDPGFSDDDGSADPALAAALAAYGSDRAAEPQLLSALADARVLVPVVAVLGEVETGPDGLRREKTSDMAVPTLQAPDGRRALPAFTSMETLQRWRADARPVAVPLQQALLAASHEKADTVVVDLAGPVTYQLTGPALRALAEGRTSADPLADPAVTDALRALLDAEPGVLVARLAPSDETDATLALRLAPDARATEVAQRLAGALAADEVLRARLVRGLDLALLPPGATTAGEALYRR